A genome region from Streptomyces sp. NBC_01296 includes the following:
- a CDS encoding histone deacetylase, giving the protein MTVHTAMPLDGALPVPERVWYASYGSNMHLDRLAAYIAGGTPAGAAHTYPGCRDRRAPERSLAVELQGRLYFATESAVWGGGRGLYDPTAPGRMRGRAHLVTVGQVSDIAAQEMGDAPGTDLDLTAALRHGRAELGPGRYETLICPGTIEDIPVVTFTAPWTLRDVDVLPPSAVYLRYLAGGLLEAGPWEEWDIANYLAACPGAAGNWTAHQVFVLLTSGDVGRCRP; this is encoded by the coding sequence ATGACCGTGCACACCGCGATGCCGCTCGACGGGGCGCTGCCCGTGCCCGAGCGGGTCTGGTACGCCTCCTACGGCTCCAACATGCACCTGGACCGCCTGGCCGCGTACATCGCCGGGGGGACCCCCGCCGGCGCGGCGCACACCTATCCGGGCTGCCGGGACCGGCGGGCGCCGGAGCGCTCGCTCGCGGTCGAGCTGCAAGGCCGTCTGTACTTCGCCACGGAGTCCGCCGTGTGGGGCGGGGGCCGGGGGCTGTACGACCCGACGGCTCCGGGGCGGATGCGCGGGCGGGCGCACCTGGTGACGGTCGGCCAGGTGTCCGACATCGCCGCGCAGGAGATGGGCGACGCGCCCGGGACGGACCTCGACCTCACGGCGGCCCTGCGGCACGGCCGCGCTGAACTCGGGCCGGGGCGGTACGAGACGCTGATCTGCCCCGGCACGATCGAGGACATCCCCGTCGTGACGTTCACCGCGCCGTGGACCCTGCGGGACGTCGACGTGCTCCCACCCTCCGCCGTGTACCTGCGCTACCTGGCCGGCGGCCTCCTGGAGGCGGGTCCCTGGGAGGAGTGGGACATCGCGAACTACTTGGCCGCGTGCCCGGGTGCTGCCGGGAACTGGACGGCTCATCAGGTGTTCGTGCTGCTGACCAGCGGTGACGTTGGTCGCTGCAGGCCCTGA
- a CDS encoding PIG-L family deacetylase, whose product MPIARRRFLLAALLPVLTVGATGVLAVATGQQTSAEATQEQGTGSRAVALPASTTAGSVVQVVAHPDDDLFFMNPDLSRSLTAGLQLTTVYLTSGEADGRNEANGAGAKDPEQPADRAHYAEARQNGIRSAYAQMATGDRTSAWKRTVIPTAGGGQAELDVLIARPQVNLVWLQLREARNPTAENPDSLRGLWNGKISALGAQLSSGSPVKQSYTYTKDQVIQAISGLLGVYKPTTIRMQDPTPGRYADTGKYTDHQDHMYGARFVQAATSAYAAQVGDRPRFSVQNYLGYHNGTLPHALDPQTAETKVGYLKTYAWLDHQNYCGSPSGCGDRKVASSPTGRNWAQSLRYARADTTSWLVAGTPGRLYAFAALDGRMALWTRQDGPAGWTGPVLLPGTGIDPGASTARLPDGRIAVLATRTSFGPAPADYRREIVYAVQSAPDGPFGAWQSLGTPEGADEEGTSAISAPSAAVAPDGRLTVYVRDSRRTLRAREQQPGGAFGPWQHLGGEDLQSDPVTAVDAAGRRQVYASTTKSVLAWTQPAPGAPLEGPFPTGLPATTVPLSAAPEGAGIRLYFRRPDSGVVRTALVTAGAGKPQVSSVAEAGGRAGYGAVGVAGRLLSGRADTGTVSTTGLGGPPAWTESKMLFAGAPAGILEPAGATTTAVLGLDAELHITTTPPATPDPAHPARTTWHRAVPPA is encoded by the coding sequence ATGCCGATTGCCCGTCGCCGTTTCCTCCTCGCTGCCCTCCTTCCCGTACTCACCGTCGGTGCCACCGGCGTGCTCGCCGTCGCCACCGGCCAGCAGACGTCGGCCGAGGCCACCCAGGAACAGGGCACCGGGTCCCGTGCCGTCGCGCTCCCCGCGAGCACCACGGCCGGATCGGTCGTCCAGGTCGTCGCCCACCCCGACGACGACCTGTTCTTCATGAACCCGGACCTCAGCCGGTCGCTGACGGCCGGACTCCAACTCACCACCGTCTACCTGACCTCCGGCGAGGCCGACGGCCGCAACGAGGCCAACGGGGCCGGCGCCAAGGACCCCGAGCAGCCCGCCGACCGCGCCCACTACGCCGAGGCCCGGCAGAACGGCATCCGCTCCGCGTACGCCCAGATGGCCACCGGCGACCGCACCAGCGCCTGGAAGCGGACCGTCATACCCACCGCGGGCGGCGGCCAGGCCGAGCTCGACGTGCTGATCGCCCGGCCGCAGGTCAACCTGGTCTGGCTGCAGCTGCGCGAGGCCCGCAACCCCACCGCGGAGAACCCGGACAGCCTGCGCGGCCTGTGGAACGGCAAGATATCCGCGCTCGGCGCCCAGCTGTCCTCCGGAAGCCCGGTCAAGCAGTCGTACACGTACACCAAGGACCAGGTGATACAGGCGATATCCGGGCTGCTCGGGGTCTACAAGCCGACGACGATACGCATGCAGGACCCGACGCCCGGCCGGTACGCCGACACCGGCAAGTACACCGACCACCAGGACCACATGTACGGCGCCCGCTTCGTGCAGGCCGCCACGTCCGCCTACGCCGCGCAGGTCGGCGACCGCCCGCGGTTCTCGGTGCAGAACTACCTCGGCTACCACAACGGCACCCTCCCGCACGCGCTGGACCCGCAGACGGCCGAGACGAAGGTCGGCTACCTCAAGACGTACGCCTGGCTCGACCACCAGAACTACTGCGGCAGCCCCTCCGGTTGCGGCGACCGCAAGGTCGCGAGCAGCCCCACCGGCCGCAACTGGGCCCAGTCGCTGCGCTACGCCCGCGCCGACACCACTTCCTGGCTGGTGGCGGGCACCCCCGGCCGGCTCTACGCCTTCGCCGCCCTGGACGGCCGGATGGCCCTCTGGACCCGGCAGGACGGCCCGGCCGGGTGGACCGGCCCGGTCCTGCTCCCCGGCACCGGCATCGACCCGGGCGCGAGCACCGCCCGCCTCCCCGACGGCCGCATCGCGGTCCTCGCCACCCGTACGAGCTTCGGCCCGGCGCCCGCGGACTACCGGCGCGAGATCGTGTACGCCGTCCAGTCCGCGCCGGACGGCCCGTTCGGGGCGTGGCAGTCGCTCGGCACCCCCGAGGGGGCCGACGAGGAGGGCACCTCCGCCATCAGCGCGCCCTCGGCGGCCGTGGCCCCGGACGGCCGGCTGACCGTCTACGTCCGCGACTCCCGCCGCACGCTGCGCGCCCGCGAACAGCAGCCGGGCGGCGCCTTCGGCCCCTGGCAGCACCTGGGCGGCGAGGACCTGCAGAGCGACCCGGTGACGGCGGTCGACGCCGCCGGGCGGCGCCAGGTGTACGCGAGCACCACCAAGTCGGTCCTGGCCTGGACCCAGCCCGCCCCGGGGGCCCCGCTCGAGGGACCGTTCCCGACGGGCCTGCCGGCGACCACGGTCCCGCTCTCGGCGGCCCCGGAGGGCGCGGGCATCCGGCTCTACTTCCGCCGCCCCGACTCGGGGGTCGTCCGTACGGCCCTGGTCACGGCGGGCGCCGGCAAGCCGCAGGTCTCCAGCGTCGCGGAGGCCGGCGGCCGGGCGGGCTACGGCGCGGTCGGCGTCGCGGGCCGCCTCCTGTCGGGCCGCGCGGACACGGGCACGGTCAGCACGACGGGCCTCGGCGGCCCGCCCGCGTGGACGGAATCGAAGATGCTCTTCGCCGGCGCCCCGGCCGGCATCCTCGAACCGGCGGGCGCGACGACGACGGCGGTCCTGGGCCTGGACGCCGAACTCCACATCACCACGACCCCGCCCGCCACCCCGGACCCCGCCCACCCCGCCCGCACCACCTGGCACCGGGCGGTCCCCCCGGCGTAA